A window from Purpureocillium takamizusanense chromosome 3, complete sequence encodes these proteins:
- a CDS encoding Phosphoglycerate mutase (2,3-diphosphoglycerate-independent) (EggNog:ENOG503NV3T~COG:G) has protein sequence MSKTEHKVCLIVIDGWGIPSEQSPKDGDAITNAKTPVMDGLYADADGYTELEASSLAVGLPEGLMGNSEVGHLNIGAGRVVWQDVVRIDQTIKKGELTGNPVIKKTFEGAAAGNGRLHLCGLVSHGGVHSKQTHLYALLKAAKEYKVPKVFIHFFGDGRDTDPKSGADYMQELVENLAEIGVGQIATVVGRYYAMDRDKRWERVEIALKGLCHGDGEASEDPVATVRERYERGGSKDKDEFLTPIIVGGDESRIKDDDTVFFFNYRSDRVRQITQLLGDVDRSVLPDFQYPKISKLVTMTMYKTDYPFEVAFEPQRMDNVLAEWLGKQSVEQVHIAETEKYAHVTFFFNGGVEKVFPLETRDQDQDLVPSNKSVATYDKAPEMSADGVADQVCKRMAEQKFPFVMNNFAPPDMVGHTGVYEAAVVGCEATDKAIGKVLEGCKKDGYILFVTADHGNAEEMKFADGNPKTSHTTNKVPLLMANAPDGWSLRKTGGVLGDVAPTVLAAMGLPQPEEMTGESLLAKDLKRSAE, from the exons TCGTCATTGATGGCTGGGGCATCCCCTCGGAGCAGAGCCCCAaggatggcgacgccatcaccaacgccAAGACGCCCGTCATGGACGGGCTgtacgccgacgccgacggctacacggagctcgaggcctcgtccctcgccgtcggcctgcccGAGGGCCTGATGGGCAACTCCGAGGTCGGCCACCTCAACAttggcgccggccgcgtcgtctgGCAGGACGTGGTCCGCATCGACCAGACCATCAAGAAGGGCGAGCTCACCGGCAACCCCGTCATCAAGAAGACGTttgagggcgccgccgccggcaacggccgcctgcacctctgcggcctcgtctcccacggcggcgtg CACTCCAAGCAGACGCACCTGTACgcgctgctcaaggccgccaaggagtACAAGGTGCCCAAGGTCTTCATCCACTtcttcggcgacggccgggaCACCGACCCCAAGTCGGGCGCCGACTACATgcaggagctcgtcgagaacCTGGCCGAGATTGGCGTCGGCCAAatcgccaccgtcgtcggccgctaCTACGCCATGGACCGCGACAAGCGCTGGGAGCGCGTCGAGATTGCCCTCAAGGGCCTgtgccacggcgacggcgaggcgagcgaggaccccgtcgccaccgtccGCGAGCGAtacgagcgcggcggcagcaaggacaaggacgagtTCCTGACGCCCATcattgtcggcggcgacgagtccCGCATCAAGG acgacgacaccgtcttcttcttcaactACCGCTCGGACCGCGTGCGCCAAATcacgcagctcctcggcgacgtggaccGCTCGGTGCTGCCCGACTTCCAGTACCCCAAGATCAGCAAGCTCGTCACCATGACCATGTACAAGACCGACTACCCGTTCGAGGTGGCGTTTGAGCCGCAGCGCATGGACAACGTGCTGGCCGAGTGGCTCGGCAAGCAGAGCGTCGAGCAGGTGCACATTGCCGAGACGGAAAAGTACGCCCACGtcaccttcttcttcaacggcggcgtcgaaaAGGTGTTTCCGCTGGAGACGCGCGACCAGGACCAGGACCTCGTGCCCTCCAACAAGTCGGTCGCCACCTACGACAAGGCGCCCGAGATgtcggccgacggcgtcgccgaccaggtGTGCAAGCGCATGGCCGAGCAAAAGTTCCCCTTTGTCATGAACAACTTTGCGCCCCCCGACATGGTCGGCCACACGGGCGTCtacgaggccgccgtcgtcggctgcgAGGCCACGGACAAGGCCATTGGCAAGGTGCTCGAGGGCTGCAAGAAGGACGGCTACATCCTCTTCGTCACGGCCGACCACGGCAACGCCGAGGAGATGAAGTTTGCCGACGGCAACCCCAAGACCAGCCACACCACCAACAAGGTGCCGCTCCTCATGGCCAACGCGCCCGACGGCTGGAGCCTCcgcaagacgggcggcgtcctgGGCGACGTGGCCCCGacggtcctcgccgccatgggcctgccgcagcccgaGGAGATGACGGGCGAAtcgctgctggccaaggacctcAAGAGGAGTGCCGAGTAg
- a CDS encoding Phosphoglycerate mutase (2,3-diphosphoglycerate-independent) (EggNog:ENOG503NV3T~COG:G), translating to MDGLYADADGYTELEASSLAVGLPEGLMGNSEVGHLNIGAGRVVWQDVVRIDQTIKKGELTGNPVIKKTFEGAAAGNGRLHLCGLVSHGGVHSKQTHLYALLKAAKEYKVPKVFIHFFGDGRDTDPKSGADYMQELVENLAEIGVGQIATVVGRYYAMDRDKRWERVEIALKGLCHGDGEASEDPVATVRERYERGGSKDKDEFLTPIIVGGDESRIKDDDTVFFFNYRSDRVRQITQLLGDVDRSVLPDFQYPKISKLVTMTMYKTDYPFEVAFEPQRMDNVLAEWLGKQSVEQVHIAETEKYAHVTFFFNGGVEKVFPLETRDQDQDLVPSNKSVATYDKAPEMSADGVADQVCKRMAEQKFPFVMNNFAPPDMVGHTGVYEAAVVGCEATDKAIGKVLEGCKKDGYILFVTADHGNAEEMKFADGNPKTSHTTNKVPLLMANAPDGWSLRKTGGVLGDVAPTVLAAMGLPQPEEMTGESLLAKDLKRSAE from the exons ATGGACGGGCTgtacgccgacgccgacggctacacggagctcgaggcctcgtccctcgccgtcggcctgcccGAGGGCCTGATGGGCAACTCCGAGGTCGGCCACCTCAACAttggcgccggccgcgtcgtctgGCAGGACGTGGTCCGCATCGACCAGACCATCAAGAAGGGCGAGCTCACCGGCAACCCCGTCATCAAGAAGACGTttgagggcgccgccgccggcaacggccgcctgcacctctgcggcctcgtctcccacggcggcgtg CACTCCAAGCAGACGCACCTGTACgcgctgctcaaggccgccaaggagtACAAGGTGCCCAAGGTCTTCATCCACTtcttcggcgacggccgggaCACCGACCCCAAGTCGGGCGCCGACTACATgcaggagctcgtcgagaacCTGGCCGAGATTGGCGTCGGCCAAatcgccaccgtcgtcggccgctaCTACGCCATGGACCGCGACAAGCGCTGGGAGCGCGTCGAGATTGCCCTCAAGGGCCTgtgccacggcgacggcgaggcgagcgaggaccccgtcgccaccgtccGCGAGCGAtacgagcgcggcggcagcaaggacaaggacgagtTCCTGACGCCCATcattgtcggcggcgacgagtccCGCATCAAGG acgacgacaccgtcttcttcttcaactACCGCTCGGACCGCGTGCGCCAAATcacgcagctcctcggcgacgtggaccGCTCGGTGCTGCCCGACTTCCAGTACCCCAAGATCAGCAAGCTCGTCACCATGACCATGTACAAGACCGACTACCCGTTCGAGGTGGCGTTTGAGCCGCAGCGCATGGACAACGTGCTGGCCGAGTGGCTCGGCAAGCAGAGCGTCGAGCAGGTGCACATTGCCGAGACGGAAAAGTACGCCCACGtcaccttcttcttcaacggcggcgtcgaaaAGGTGTTTCCGCTGGAGACGCGCGACCAGGACCAGGACCTCGTGCCCTCCAACAAGTCGGTCGCCACCTACGACAAGGCGCCCGAGATgtcggccgacggcgtcgccgaccaggtGTGCAAGCGCATGGCCGAGCAAAAGTTCCCCTTTGTCATGAACAACTTTGCGCCCCCCGACATGGTCGGCCACACGGGCGTCtacgaggccgccgtcgtcggctgcgAGGCCACGGACAAGGCCATTGGCAAGGTGCTCGAGGGCTGCAAGAAGGACGGCTACATCCTCTTCGTCACGGCCGACCACGGCAACGCCGAGGAGATGAAGTTTGCCGACGGCAACCCCAAGACCAGCCACACCACCAACAAGGTGCCGCTCCTCATGGCCAACGCGCCCGACGGCTGGAGCCTCcgcaagacgggcggcgtcctgGGCGACGTGGCCCCGacggtcctcgccgccatgggcctgccgcagcccgaGGAGATGACGGGCGAAtcgctgctggccaaggacctcAAGAGGAGTGCCGAGTAg
- a CDS encoding uncharacterized protein (COG:S~EggNog:ENOG503NX2Y), translating into MQSTANKSHGTQPPPASPTGHPLPRRASPANSVTLRHHRLARDASLRASPGSGPAVTSQTTSSPRRNSSGESHETGQSDPKKWFDQSNENPTATFDNNTMDVDPPFFQKESDSSNEEKVYRHQQYLAAPPRLTGAQSSSADEYRSVIDDLTVEIQKLKDELKRYKQMGPDMLRKEKLFEIKIHGLPKRKRRELEATLRDFTAGLEQSPDASSSQRKKSSKRNSGSGGGGNRGDNRGDHAYAGSGSASKHASSSSGSNARPADSAYASMSTGANSSGTSLSRPPNNSRAKTSEQKVENYLKDIPEGLYPRHMAMTVKERKKLVVRRLEQLFTGKMGGRHAANKPRGAAAPAAAADVANNPGLAPVVTGDRAQNTQLSHQPPSLATVEPSREARIHPADQPHPPAGHGAGGKKSRSRGDNGSASNSNGDQTESGGNGGTTTTTAAGSSGANISPTNMPPPPEQRPTHPKDLDPDRVQVPSENMEYIRHLGLVPPELLAEEPQFTPDVHADAEGWVYLNLLCSLAQLHMINVTPGFVRSAVSGISTKFQLSPDGRKIRWRGGSEGTKFSSDSSGDNSQRSPDDSDGGSDVSRKHVSSSRKRQKTGHSTGEGYHSGHSSKNNHFHKPELHASGSSDTFHYKPMFAQQESPNGGTSPDDTLSSFGPVEDSNLGESRWGLSGSGTTGRRKRRHDGAIIYYSGAPFCTDLSGDPGDVSPTTYMLSSGQARDDDDDDAESDRARPSLQRSYSGSSLHYRPLSDGLRKQLGRGRDDDDDDDAKMDIDSEGEPPGLSGDSGNDMTDVELEPTWSGDQQYMEMVPLEPCGLGGVVPEDHFMVLVTTQRPKDVKQLTRPPLVRARTDEATEGIICRLATMSTSSPGPMMATTKPPSEPTVEIDYVSGRIKRLPPVPLPPPAIFFPPFSSDGSSDTDDDLESEADGSELESSEELMSRRANPHHSDGYPDGVDLSSGDEDGEDPDDDEPETQRMYDVDMQARPLDMVRKEPRQQSLSSAEVAPPSVRGRSKSASEALARTGGSSAATAGVESGYSSDESS; encoded by the exons atgcaaTCGACCGCAAACAAGTCACACGGCACGCAACCCCCTCCAGCCTCGCCCACCGGCCAccccctcccgcgccgcgcctcccccgccaacTCGGTGACCCTGCGGCACCACCGCCTGGCCCGCGATGCCTCCCTCCGCGCGAGCCCCGGCTCCGGCCCGGCCGTGACCAGCCAgaccacgtcgtcgccgcgacgcAACTCGTCGGGCGAGAGCCACGAGACGGGCCAGAGCGACCCCAAGAAGTGGTTCGACCAGTCCAACGAGAAcccgacggcgacgtttGACAACAACACCATGGATG TCGATCCGCCCTTTTTCCAAAAAGAGTCCGACTCGTCCAACGAGGAAAAGGTATACCGCCACCAGCAGtacctcgccgcgccgcccaggctcACGGGCGcccagagcagcagcgccgacgagtaCCGCAgcgtcatcgacgacctgACCGTCGAGATccagaagctcaaggacgagctcaAGCGGTACAAGCAGATGGGCCCCGACATGCTgcgcaaggagaagctgTTCGAGATCAAGATCCACGGCCTGCCCAAGCGGAAGcggcgcgagctcgaggccacgCTGCGCGACTTCACCGCCGGCCTGGAGCAGTCGCccgacgcctcgtcgtcgcagcgcAAGAAGTCGTCGAAGcgcaacagcggcagcggcggcggcggcaaccgCGGCGACAATCGCGGCGACCACGCCTACGCgggctccggctccgccTCCAAGcacgcgtcgtcgtcgtcgggctccaACGCGCGCCCGGCCGACTCGGCGTACgcgtccatgtcgacgggcgccaactcgtcgggcacgtcgctgagccgcccgcccaacaaCTCGCGCGCCAAGACGTCGGAGCAAAAGGTCGAAAACTACCTCAAGGACATCCCCGAGGGCCTGTACCCGCGCCACATGGCCATGACGGTcaaggagaggaagaagctgGTCGTCCGGCGGCTCGAGCAGCTCTTTACGGGCAagatgggcgggcggcacgcgGCGAACAAGccgcgaggcgccgccgcccctgccgctgccgcggacGTGGCCAACAaccccggcctcgcccccgtcgtcaccgGGGACCGCGCGCAAAACACGCAGCTGTCGCACCAGCCGCCGAGCCTGGCCACGGTCGAGCCCTCGCGCGAGGCGCGGATCCATCCCGCGGACCAGCCACACCCGCCGGCGGGccacggggccggcggcaagaagagcaggtcccgcggcgacaacggcTCCGCGTCCAACTCCAACGGCGACCAGACCGAGtcgggcggcaacggcggcaccaccacgaccaccgccgccggcagctccGGCGCCAACATCTCGCCGACcaacatgccgccgcccccggagCAGCGGCCGACGCATCCCAAGGACCTCGACCCCGACCGCGTGCAGGTGCCCTCGGAGAACATGGAGTACATCCGGCACCTCGGCCTGGTGCCCccggagctgctcgccgaggagccgcAGTTCACGCCCGACGtgcacgccgacgccgagggctgGGTGTACCTGAACCTGCTGTGCAGCCTGGCGCAGCTGCACATGATCAACGTGACGCCGGGCTTCGTGCGCTCCGCCGTGTCCGGCATCAGCACCAAGTTCCAGCTGTCGCCCGACGGCCGCAAGAtccgctggcgcggcggcagcgagggcaCCAAGTTCTCCAGCGACAGCTCCGGCGACAACTCGCAGCGCAGCCCCGACGATTCCGACGGCGGCTCCGACGTGTCGAGGAAGCAcgtgtcctcgtcgcgcaagCGGCAGAAGACGGGCCACTCGACCGGCGAGGGCTACCACTCGGGCCACTCGAGCAAGAACAACCACTTCCACAAGCCCGAGCTGCACGCGTCCGGCTCCTCTGACACGTTCCACTACAAGCCCATGTTCGCCCAGCAGGAGTCGCCCAACGGCGGCACCTCGCCCGACGACACCCTGTCCTCGTTTGGGCCCGTCGAGGACAGCAACCTCGGCGAGTCGCGCTGGGGCCTGAGCGGCTCCGGCACCACCGGCCGCAGgaagcgccgccacgacggcgccatcatctACTACAGCGGCGCGCCCTTTTGCACCGACCTGTCCGGCGACCCCGGCGACGTCTCGCCCACCACCTACATGCTGTCCAGCGGccaggcccgcgacgacgacgacgacgacgccgagtccgaccgcgcgcgcccctCGCTGCAGAGGTCCTACTCGGGCTCGTCGCTCCACTACAGGCCTTTGTCCGACGGGCTACGGAAGCAGCTGGGTCGCggtcgcgacgacgacgacgacgacgacgccaagatGGACATTgacagcgagggcgagcccCCCGGCCTCAGCGGCGACTCGGGTAACGACATGaccgacgtcgagctcgagcccACGTGGTCGGGCGACCAGCAGTACATGGAGATGGTCCCCCTGGAGCCctgcggcctgggcggcgtcgtgcccgAGGACCACTTCATGGTGTTGGTCACCACGCAGCGGCCCAAGGACGTCAAGCAGCTGACGCGCCCCCCTCTCGTCcgcgcgaggacggacgaggcgaccGAGGGCATCATCTGCCGGCTCGCCACCatgtccacgtcgtcgccgggccccatgatggccacgacgaagccgcccagTGAGCCGACGGTCGAGATCGACTACGTCTCGGGCCGCATCAAGCGTCTGCCCCCGGTCCCGCTCCCACCGCCCGCCAtcttcttccccccctttAGCTCCGACGGCTCGAGCGACACcgatgacgacctcgagTCGGAGGCCGACGGCTCGGAGCTGGAGTCGTCGGAGGAGCTGatgagccgccgcgcgaaCCCGCACCACTCGGACGGGTATCCCGACGGCGTGGACctgagcagcggcgacgaggacggcgaggaccccgacgacgacgagcccgagacgCAGCGCATgtacgacgtcgacatgcaGGCGCGGCCGCTGGACATGGTCCGCAAGGAGCCCAGGCAGCAGTCGCTGAGCAGCGCCGAGGTCGCCCCGCCGTCGGTGCGCGGCCGGAGCAAGAGCGCcagcgaggccctcgcccggaccggcggcagctcggccgccacggccggcgtGGAGAGCGGCtacagcagcgacgagagcaGCTAG